A single genomic interval of Corvus cornix cornix isolate S_Up_H32 chromosome 1, ASM73873v5, whole genome shotgun sequence harbors:
- the LOC104687084 gene encoding lymphotactin-like, whose translation MKLHTAAILLLFWLGIFTVHTVKGSASSASSRKYSCATLSPRQLNIRNLVNYEKQQVPTDAIMFITAKGIRICVGANQQWVQTAIRRIDERRAAKRR comes from the exons ATGAAGCTCCACACTGCAGCAATCCTGCTCCTCTTCTGGCTTGGCATCTTCACTGTGCACACAGTTAAAG gAAGCGCTAGTAGTGCGTCCAGTCGCAAATACAGTTGTGCAACTCTGTCTCCAAGGCAACTGAACATCCGAAATCTTGTGAACTATGAAAAGCAACAAGTACCAACAGATGCCATCAT GTTTATCACTGCAAAAGGTATCAGGATCTGTGTAGGTGCTAATCAGCAATGGGTGCAGACTGCTATAAGGAGAATAGATGAAAGACGTGCTGCCAAACGCAGATAA